One genomic window of Arachis stenosperma cultivar V10309 chromosome 10, arast.V10309.gnm1.PFL2, whole genome shotgun sequence includes the following:
- the LOC130956311 gene encoding uncharacterized protein LOC130956311 isoform X2, which produces MTNSKACFSFVLIFAFFVSSHHVLAREFPNDNVEVDDLKGSRNNNILWTIPLTPTKTEEDHYTTPSVGYYSRSPHQGNDPVLPMLFFRRNKNKKPPETSTHTPPKPQPEQHIHNPNTHPHNPHPHYPNDPPTHPYYPDDPPTNYQRPNPLMGVIPLLEPLIRGQNGEGPESEKVDPESKKIPPPDDGEEDSMDNIAHHSIGYNPYSSYQYQSSGFQNIGKRLSAYNMEEVDELKGSNNNLEWTIPLKPTKIEKDHYTNPSIGNYHRDSYRSNTLILPMLRKRRRIRRKPDPPQGTNTNPKNGSQSHDPPHDPTHGPPHDPLQGPPQGQPHDPPHGPYHDPPHGPNSGPYNPYNDPNTGRYNPYNGPDYYGDGSGMDYPSDPSTISQIWNMFKNWKRRFTNWYNSNPNNHPDEESPPVDEDEPSSDRPHSSIGYNPYRSYQYYVLSALPQTPSNNYYTLPFNYNPNHYLQWNHHHVSPKILNAGYSANFAAYQPSPFQHIEAENYKDGNVVWNHRMKSPSETGWSTNYGDNEKERMN; this is translated from the exons ATGACTAACTCAAAAGcctgtttttcttttgttcttatttttgcaTTCTTCGTCTCTTCTCATCATGTCTTAGCTCGTGAATTTCCCAATG ATAATGTGGAAGTTGATGACTTAAAAGGTTCAAGAAACAACAACATTCTATGGACTATTCCATTAACACCAACTAAAACTGAAGAGGATCATTATACTACTCCTTCAGTTGGATACTATTCTAGAAGCCCTCATCAGGGTAATGATCCTGTTCTTCCTATGTTATTCTttagaagaaacaaaaataagaaACCACCAGAGACTAGTACACATACTCCACCAAAACCACAACCAGAACAACACATTCATAACCCAAATACCCATCCACATAATCCACATCCACATTATCCAAATGATCCACCCACACATCCATATTATCCAGATGATCCACCCACTAATTATCAACGACCAAATCCATTAATGGGTGTTATACCTCTTTTGGAACCATTAATACGTGGTCAAAATGGAGAAGGTCCAGAATCAGAGAAAGTTGATCCAGAATCAAAGAAGATTCCTCCACCAGATGATGGAGAAGAAGACTCAATGGATAATATTGCTCATCATTCCATTGGTTACAATCCATATAGCAGTTATCAATACCAATCCTCAGGTTTTCAAAATATTG GAAAGAGACTTTCAGCATATAATATGGAAGAGGTTGATGAGTTAAAAGGCTCAAACAACAACCTTGAATGGACTATTCCATTAAAACCAACTAAAATTGAAAAGGATCATTATACTAATCCTTCAATTGGAAACTATCATAGGGACTCGTATCGGAGTAACACTCTTATTCTTCCTATGTTACGAAAAAGAAGACGTATAAGACGGAAACCTGATCCACCTCAAGGTACCAATACTAATCCAAAAAATGGTTCACAATCACATGATCCACCTCATGATCCCACTCATGGTCCACCTCATGATCCCCTTCAGGGTCCACCTCAAGGTCAACCTCATGATCCACCTCATGGTCCATATCATGATCCACCTCATGGTCCAAATTCTGGTCCATATAATCCATATAATGATCCAAATACTGGTCGATATAATCCATATAATGGTCCAGATTATTATGGAGACGGATCAGGGATGGATTATCCGAGTGATCCATCTACTATATCGCAAATATGGAACATGTTTAAGAATTGGAAAAGGAGATTTACGAATTGGTATAATTCAAATCCAAATAATCATCCAGATGAAGAGAGTCCTCCAGTTGATGAAGACGAGCCCTCATCAGATCGTCCTCATTCTTCAATTGGTTACAATCCTTATAGGAGTTACCAATATTATGTTCTGTCTGCACTACCCCAAACTCCAAGCAACAATTACTATACTCTTCCCTTTAACTACAATCCAAATCACTACTTACAATGGAATCATCATCATGTGTCACCGAAAATCTTAAATGCTGGTTACTCTGCTAATTTTGCTGCCTATCAACCCTCACCTTTTCAACATATTG AAGCAGAGAACTACAAAGATGGAAATGTAGTCTGGAATCACAGAATGAAGAGCCCTTCAGAAACTGGCTGGAGCACAAATTATGGAGATAATGAAAAGGAACGAATGAACTAA
- the LOC130955657 gene encoding uncharacterized protein LOC130955657 encodes MALDSSTAKEHQIREGNVNGNVPVGCSCLKLLKAGVDDLNRQLPLEVPPIRVEETSHAARLHGSHGQDVYSISMLHEEGETANYASPLAFLSILQVPDQAKSSACLDVDLDCQNCFDFQMKGDEYSECVIDIPSVNGNSVSPESHEEGVETFKTGNSPTSVLWRESSLKSGGKQLQSLMSFNSRDKPVSEKLHDLPSNRWRRYKRAASFDSRKVALLFSILSSFGTLVLIYLTLRVRQKAEGFLI; translated from the exons ATGGCTCTCGATTCGTCAACCGCG AAAGAGCATCAAATTCGAGAAGGGAATGTGAATGGGAATGTACCTGTGGGTTGTTCTTGTTTGAAGTTACTCAAAGCAGGTGTTGATGACCTTAATCGTCAGCTTCCTTTAG AGGTTCCGCCGATTCGGGTTGAAGAGACTTCACATGCAGCCAGATTGCACGGTTCACAT GGTCAAGATGTTTACAGCATTTCAATGTTGCATGAGGAAGGTGAAACTGCAAATTATGCTTCGCCGCTAGCTTTCTTAAGCATCCTACAGGTTCCTGATCAAGCTAAAAGCTCGGCTTGTTTAGATGTTGACCTAGATTGCCAAAACTGCTTTGATTTTCAAATGAAAGGCGATGAGTATTCTGAGTGCGTAATTGATATACCTAGTGTGAATGGAAACTCAGTTTCACCTGAATCCCATGAAGAGGGCGTTGAAACTTTTAAAACCGGGAACTCCCCAACT AGTGTACTGTGGAGAGAATCAAGTTTGAAATCAGGTGGAAAGCAACTGCAAAGTCTGATGAGCTTCAATTCAAGAG ATAAACCAGTCAGTGAGAAGTTACATGATTTACCAAGTAACAGATGGAGAAGATATAAGCGTGCAGCTTCATTTGATTCCAGAAAAGTTGCTCTTCTGTTTTCAATATT GTCAAGCTTTGGAACATTGGTTTTGATATATCTGACGTTGAGGGTTAGGCAGAAGGCTGAAGGCTTTCTTATTTGA
- the LOC130956311 gene encoding uncharacterized protein LOC130956311 isoform X1: MTNSKACFSFVLIFAFFVSSHHVLAREFPNADNVEVDDLKGSRNNNILWTIPLTPTKTEEDHYTTPSVGYYSRSPHQGNDPVLPMLFFRRNKNKKPPETSTHTPPKPQPEQHIHNPNTHPHNPHPHYPNDPPTHPYYPDDPPTNYQRPNPLMGVIPLLEPLIRGQNGEGPESEKVDPESKKIPPPDDGEEDSMDNIAHHSIGYNPYSSYQYQSSGFQNIGKRLSAYNMEEVDELKGSNNNLEWTIPLKPTKIEKDHYTNPSIGNYHRDSYRSNTLILPMLRKRRRIRRKPDPPQGTNTNPKNGSQSHDPPHDPTHGPPHDPLQGPPQGQPHDPPHGPYHDPPHGPNSGPYNPYNDPNTGRYNPYNGPDYYGDGSGMDYPSDPSTISQIWNMFKNWKRRFTNWYNSNPNNHPDEESPPVDEDEPSSDRPHSSIGYNPYRSYQYYVLSALPQTPSNNYYTLPFNYNPNHYLQWNHHHVSPKILNAGYSANFAAYQPSPFQHIEAENYKDGNVVWNHRMKSPSETGWSTNYGDNEKERMN; this comes from the exons ATGACTAACTCAAAAGcctgtttttcttttgttcttatttttgcaTTCTTCGTCTCTTCTCATCATGTCTTAGCTCGTGAATTTCCCAATG CAGATAATGTGGAAGTTGATGACTTAAAAGGTTCAAGAAACAACAACATTCTATGGACTATTCCATTAACACCAACTAAAACTGAAGAGGATCATTATACTACTCCTTCAGTTGGATACTATTCTAGAAGCCCTCATCAGGGTAATGATCCTGTTCTTCCTATGTTATTCTttagaagaaacaaaaataagaaACCACCAGAGACTAGTACACATACTCCACCAAAACCACAACCAGAACAACACATTCATAACCCAAATACCCATCCACATAATCCACATCCACATTATCCAAATGATCCACCCACACATCCATATTATCCAGATGATCCACCCACTAATTATCAACGACCAAATCCATTAATGGGTGTTATACCTCTTTTGGAACCATTAATACGTGGTCAAAATGGAGAAGGTCCAGAATCAGAGAAAGTTGATCCAGAATCAAAGAAGATTCCTCCACCAGATGATGGAGAAGAAGACTCAATGGATAATATTGCTCATCATTCCATTGGTTACAATCCATATAGCAGTTATCAATACCAATCCTCAGGTTTTCAAAATATTG GAAAGAGACTTTCAGCATATAATATGGAAGAGGTTGATGAGTTAAAAGGCTCAAACAACAACCTTGAATGGACTATTCCATTAAAACCAACTAAAATTGAAAAGGATCATTATACTAATCCTTCAATTGGAAACTATCATAGGGACTCGTATCGGAGTAACACTCTTATTCTTCCTATGTTACGAAAAAGAAGACGTATAAGACGGAAACCTGATCCACCTCAAGGTACCAATACTAATCCAAAAAATGGTTCACAATCACATGATCCACCTCATGATCCCACTCATGGTCCACCTCATGATCCCCTTCAGGGTCCACCTCAAGGTCAACCTCATGATCCACCTCATGGTCCATATCATGATCCACCTCATGGTCCAAATTCTGGTCCATATAATCCATATAATGATCCAAATACTGGTCGATATAATCCATATAATGGTCCAGATTATTATGGAGACGGATCAGGGATGGATTATCCGAGTGATCCATCTACTATATCGCAAATATGGAACATGTTTAAGAATTGGAAAAGGAGATTTACGAATTGGTATAATTCAAATCCAAATAATCATCCAGATGAAGAGAGTCCTCCAGTTGATGAAGACGAGCCCTCATCAGATCGTCCTCATTCTTCAATTGGTTACAATCCTTATAGGAGTTACCAATATTATGTTCTGTCTGCACTACCCCAAACTCCAAGCAACAATTACTATACTCTTCCCTTTAACTACAATCCAAATCACTACTTACAATGGAATCATCATCATGTGTCACCGAAAATCTTAAATGCTGGTTACTCTGCTAATTTTGCTGCCTATCAACCCTCACCTTTTCAACATATTG AAGCAGAGAACTACAAAGATGGAAATGTAGTCTGGAATCACAGAATGAAGAGCCCTTCAGAAACTGGCTGGAGCACAAATTATGGAGATAATGAAAAGGAACGAATGAACTAA
- the LOC130955658 gene encoding ras-related protein RABH1e, which yields MATVSPLAKYKLVFLGDQSVGKTSIITRFMYDKFDTTYQATIGIDFLSKTMYLEDRTVRLQLWDTAGQERFRSLIPSYIRDSSVAVIVYDVANRQSFLNTNKWVEEVRQERGSDVIIVLVGNKTDLVDKRQVSIEEGDAKSRDSGVMFIETSAKAGFNIKPLFRKIAAALPGMDSMSSTKQEDMVDVNLKPTVNSSQSDQQGGGCAC from the exons atggcGACGGTGTCACCTCTCGCCAAGTATAAGCTCGTTTTCTTAGGCGATCAATCGGTTGGAAAAACCAGTATCATCACACGTTTCATGTATGACAAATTCGACACTACCTATCAG GCTACTATTGGCATTGACTTCTTGTCGAAAACAATGTACCTTGAAGATCGAACGGTTCGTTTACAGCTTTG GGATACTGCAGGGCAAGAAAGATTTAGAAGTCTAATTCCAAGCTACATAAGAGATTCTTCTGTTGCAGTTATTGTATATGATGTAGCCA ACCGGCAATCATTTCTGAACACTAACAAGTGGGTTGAGGAGGTACGTCAAGAACGAGGCAGTGATGTTATTATTGTCTTAGTTGGAAACAAAACTGATCTTGTTGATAAAAG GCAAGTTTCTATAGAGGAAGGAGACGCCAAGTCTCGTGATAGTGGAGTCATGTTTATAGAAACCAGTGCTAAAGCAGGCTTCAATATCAAG CCTTTGTTTCGAAAGATTGCTGCAGCATTGCCGGGGATGGATAGCATGTCTTCTACAAAACAAGAAGACATGGTTGACGTAAATTTGAAACCCACTGTGAATTCATCGCAGTCAGATCAACAAGGAGGAGGTTGTGCGTGCTAA